The Alistipes finegoldii DSM 17242 DNA segment CGTGTCGTGATAGGCGGCGACGGCGTAGATCATGTCCGCATCGACGTCGTAATGCCGCGCCAGATCGAGACTATGGGCGATGACCGTGCGGACGTGGTCCGTGCCGTGCGCCGCGTCGAAGGATTCGTAACGGGGGATGATCTCCGTTTCGATATAGATTCTCAGCTCTTCGGATGGTTGCATGGTGCAAAAATAAGCATTTGGCGGGAAGTGCGGCATCGGAAAGATATTAAAATTTTTAGTTTTGTTCGGGCTTTTCACTATCTTTGCACCGGTAAAGTTAGGGAAAATGAAGTCGGAAGCGGAATTGAAAGCTGTCACGCAGTTCGTTGCGGAGTATGCCACCCGGCTGATGGGGTCCGGAGTGCATACCTCGCGCGTGGTGCGCAATACGAAGCGTCTGGGCGAGGCGCTCGGCGTGCGCGTCATGGTGTCGGCCTTTCAGAAAGTGGTTACTTTCTCGGTTTATGACGACGAGAGCGGACGGGTTTACAGCGAGGTGGCGGACATTCCGCCGCTGCCGATCAGCTTCGAGCTGAACTCGGAGCTAAGCGCCCTGAGCTGGGACGCCTGCGACCTCAGCCTGCCCCTTGCCGAGATTCGGCGCCGCTATGACGAGATCGTCGCCCGGCCTCGTCTGGACCCGATTTTCACACTGATTCTCGTCGGACTGGCCAACGCATCCTTCTGCCGGCTTTTCGGCGGGGAGTGGTGTGCGGTAGGCATCGTCTTTACCGCCACGCTGCTCGGATTCTACCTCAAGCAGCGGATGCAGGCCAAGGGATTCAATCACTATGTCATCTTTATCGCGTCGGCCTTCGCGGCTTCGATGTACGCTTCGGTGGCGATGATTTTCGATACGACTTCGGAGGTCGCCATCGCCACGAGCGTGCTTTACCTGATTCCGGGGGTGCCGCTTATCAACGGCGTGATCGACATCGTCGAGGGGCATGTGCTGAACGGTATCGCCCGCCTGACGTCGGCGCTGATGCTGATCGTCTGCATCGCCGTCGGATTGTCATGTACCCTGATGATCGTTAAAAACGGATTGCTATGACGCTGCTCGCCATTCTTTCGGACGGATTTTTCGCCGCGGTGGCGGCTGTCGGATTCGGAGCCGTGTCCGATCCTCCGATGCGGGCCTTTCCGGCGATCGCCCTGCTGGCCGCCATGGGGCACGCCTTGCGTTTCTGCCTGATGGACACAGGCGTGGATATCGCTTCGGCGTCGCTGTGCGCTTCGGTGGCGATCGGTATCGGAAGCCTGCTGCTGGGAGGCCGCATCCACTGCCCGATGACGGTGCTGTTCATCCCCGCGCTGCTGCCGATGATCCCCGGCATGTATGCCTACAAGACGGTCTTTTCGATGATTATGTTCATGCAGAATCTCGACGATCCCTCCGCCGCGGGGTATCTGGCGGCCATCGTCCGCAACGGATTCGTTACCTTCAGCGTGATTTTCATGCTGGCCGCGGGAGCCGCCGCGCCGATTTTCCTCTTCAACAAACGCGCACATTCACTGACGCGCAATAAAAAACAGATTCGCAGCTGATTATGGAACTCTTTTGGCAAACTATCGCAGACTACAATACGATGACTTGGCCCGTGCAGGCGCTCATCGTGCTGGCGGCCGTCGTCCTGACGGCGCGTCTCTATCTGCGCCCGACTCTCCGGGTGAAAACCGCAATGAAATGTTTTCTGGCGTTTCTCAATGCGTGGATCACCGTCGCCTATTACCTCGTGTCGTGCGATGCGCGGGCTTACAGCGGAGTCATGGCGTTTTTCTGGGGCGTCATGGCCGCCGTGTGGATTTATGACGCGGTCGTCGGTTACACGACGTTCGAACGGACGTACAAACACGACAAATTCGCTTTTGCGCTCTACCTGATGCCGTTCCTCTATCCGCTGATATCCCATCTGCGGGGACTGGATTTCCCGATGACCACCTCGCCCGTCATGCCCTGCACGGTGGCGATCTTCACCATCGGACTGATGCTCTCGTTCTCGAAGCGGATCAATCTGTTCGTCGTGCTGTTTCTGTGCCATTGGTCGCTGATCGGCTTTTCGAAGGTTTACTTTTTCGGCATTCCCGAAGACCTGCTTTTGGCGAGCGCGCTGGTGCCGGCGCTCTATCTCTTTTTCAAGGAGTATATCGACGTCAATTTCCGCCGCAACGCCAAACCCGATCTGCGGGTGATGAATATGCTGCTTCTGGCGATGTGTTCGGGACTCGGCGTCTTTTTCGCCGCGACCATCTGGCAGCAGCTCGCCGGAATGGCCGGATAATGCCGGCCGCCCGAACGTCTTCTCCGGACCGGGGATAAAAAAATCCCTCCTTTGGTAAGGAGGGATTTGGGGTGGAGTGTCGGAATGGCCGGTAGGAGCTGTCCCGCCGACATCCGGTTATTTCGCGTACGAAACGGCGCGGGTTTCGCGGATGACGGTGATCTTCACCTGACCGGGATAGGTCATTTCGTCCTGAATCTTCTTGGCGATATCGTGCGAGAGCCCTTCCGATTCCTGATCCGAAAGTTTGTCGGCGCCGACGATCACGCGCAGTTCGCGGCCGGCCTGAATGGCATAGGTCTTGACGACGCCGGGGTATGACAGGGCGATGTCCTCCATCTCTTTCAGACGCTTGATGTAGCTCTCGACCACCTCGCGGCGTGCACCGGGGCGTGCGCCCGAAATGGCGTCGCAGACCTGAATGATCGGTGCGATCAGCGAGGTCATCTCCACCTCGTCGTGGTGGGCGCCGATGGCGTTGCAGACTTCGGGTTTCTCCTTGTATTTCTCGGCGAGTTTCATGCCGATGATTGCGTGCGGCAGTTCCGGTTCGTCGTCGGGCACCTTGCCGATGTCGTGCAGCAGACCTGCGCGGCGCGCCGTCTTGGGATTCAGACCCAGCTCCGCGGCCATGATGCCTGCGAGGTTCGCCGTTTCGCGGGCGTGCTGCAGCAGGTTCTGGCCGTAGGACGAGCGGTATTTCATTTTGCCGATCATGCGGATCAGTTCGGGATGCAGGCCATGGATGCCCAAGTCGATCGTGGTGCGTTTGCCGACCTCGACGATCTCCTCCTCGATCTGTTTCTGGACTTTGGCCACCACCTCTTCGATACGGGCAGGGTGGATGCGACCGTCGGTCACCAGCTGATGGAGCGCCAGACGTGCGATTTCGCGGCGCACGGGGTCGAAACCGCTCAGGATAATGGCTTCGGGCGTGTCGTCCACGATGATTTCGATGCCGGTTGCGGCTTCCAGCGCACGGATGTTGCGGCCTTCGCGGCCGATGATGCGGCCCTTGACCTCGTCGCTTTCGATGTTGAATACCGTCACGGCGTTTTCGATCGCCGTCTCGGTCGCCACGCGCTGGATCGACGCTACGATGATGCGCTTGGCCTCTTTGGTGGCGGTCATCTTCGCCTCTTCGATGGTCTCGTTTATGTAGCCGGCGGCTTCGGTCTTGGCCTCGGCCTTCATGTTCTCGATCAGGATGTTCTTGGCCTCCTCCGAGCTCAGGCCCGAAATCTGCTCCAGACGGACGTTCTGCTCGCGCATCATCTGATCGACCTCCTCTTTCTTGTGTTCGAGGATCTGCAGCTGGTTCTGCATCTGCTCCTTCAGCCGGTCGTTTTCGCGGAGTTTGTTCTCCAGATCGCGCTGTTGGTTCTGCAGGTTGTTCTCGATCTGCTTGGCCCGCTGTTCGCTCTGCGCGATTTTCTGGTTGCGTTCGTTGACCTGCCGGTCGTATTCGCTCTTAAGCTGTATGAACTTCTCTTTTGCCTGCAGGATCCGCTCCTTCTTGATCATCTCGCCTTCGGCCTCGGCCTCCTTCAGGGCGGCTTCGCGGCGCTTGCGGATCGAGTTCTTGGTCACGAGGTTCGTAACGGCCATGTAGATCCCGATCGCCGCAATGGCTGAGATGCAGGCAACTAAAATAGTGGTATACATGATTTTGTTGCTGTTTTGAGTTGTTATTATAAAGGGTTTGTTGTTGCATAAAAAAACCGCATAGGATTCCTTAGTCTTGTTTGACGAATCTGCAAGATAAGTCACGTGTGGGGGCTCCGACAATCGCAATCGTCCAACGGTACGCCGCAGCATACACCCCGAAGGGTCAAGGCCTGATTTTGAAGCGCCGTGAGTTGCCCCAATTTAAAAAGTGTTCAGTTTCGCAAAGCTGTAAGGAATCTATGCGGGTAGATTTTTTCCTTCGTATGTTAAAGAACGCTGTTCCGGTTTCAGGGCGCCGTTACGCGCACCTGCATGTCGTTTATCCTTTCAGGGCGTTGAGGTAGGCGTCTATCTCTTCCCCTAAGTGTCCCAGCCGTTTCAGGTCTTCGTCGCCCAGTTCGCGGCTTTGCCGCATATCGACGTTCGCAATGGCGAATTTCAGCGCCGCCATAGACAGATAGTCCTGATCCGTCCAGTTCTTGAAGTTGTTTTGCTTTATCGCGGCGAGGTAACTGTTCACCTCCCGTTCGGCCAGACGGTACATCTCCTCTTTTTCGCTGTCGATATTGAGCGAATAGCTTTTGCCTGCCAGTTTGAGTGTTATCGCCTGTTGTGCCATTGTTCTCGTTTCGTTTTTCTTGCTGCCTCCTGTGCGTCCTGCGGCCTTCCGGAGCCTCTGCCGTAACGGTGGGGTCCCCTCCCGCTGCGGCTTTGCTATTCGGGCCTTCCGAGCAGCGCGATGCACTTGTCCACCTCCCGCATAAGACGGTTGACGCGGGCCCGCGCTTTGTCCCGGTTACGGCTTCCGCCCGCCAGCCCTTCTGTCAGTTGCATGCGTGACAATTCTCCGTCGAGTTCGCGGATCCGCTCCTGCAGGGTGCGGTTTTCGGCTTTCAGGCTGTCGCGCTGCGCCGTCAGTTCCGCACATTGATCCGACAACCGTTTGTGGTCGTCCATGAGCTGCCGGATGCGGTTCTCGATATTTATTATCACACTTTTTTCGGCCATCGGGTCACGGGTAAAGTCCGTTTTACATCTCAAAGGTATGAAAAGGAACGCTAAAAAGCAAATTTTATTTCCCGGCGGCCCGGCCGTAGAGGTCGTAGTCGGCGGCGGAATCGATGCGAACGTCGTAGAAACGACCGCGCAGAAGCCGCTTTTCCGATGCCGGAATCAGGATCTCCTGATCCACTTCGGGCGAGTCGTACTGCGTGCGTCCCACGTAGTAATCGCCCTGCCGCGAGTCGATCAGCACCCGCTCGGTCCGGCCGACGCGGCGCAGGTTGTTTTCGAGCGATATTACGTTCTGAAGCGCCATGATCCGTTCGACGCGCTGCTGTTTGACCTCTTCAGGAATGTTGTCCTGCAATTTCTGCGCCGAATAGGTGCCTTCCTCCTCCGAATAGGCGAAGACCCCCAGCCGCTCGAAGCGTACGTCGCGCACGAACTCTTCCAGCTCGGCGAAATCGGCCTGCGTCTCGCCGGGATAGCCGACCAAGAGCGTGGTGCGCAGCGCCAGATCGGGGATGGCTTCGCGCAGGCGTCCGATCAGCGCATAGGCGTCGGCTTTGGTGTGGCGCCGCTGCATGGCCGAAAGCTGGGCGTCGGAGATGTGCTGGAACGGAATGTCGAGGTACTTGCAGATTTTGGGTTCCGAGGCCATGACTTCGATCACCTCGTCGGGGAATGCCGTGGGATAGGCGTAGTGCAGGCGTATCCACTCGATGCCTCCGATGCGGCAGAGCCGGCGAAGCAGTTCGGCCAGCATCCGCCGGCCGTAGAGGTCGAGTCCGTAGTAGGTCGTATCCTGCGCGATCACGATCAGCTCCTTCACGCCGCCGGCCGCGAGTTTGCGGGCTTCCTCTTCGAGCCTCTCCATCGGGACGGAGACATGTCCTCCGCGGATGAGCGGAATGGCGCAGTAGCCGCATTTCCAGTTGCAGCCCTCGGAGATTTTCAGGTAGGCGTAATGCTTCGGCGTGGTCAGGTGCCGCTCGGTCTCCAGCGCCGGGTCTTCGACCGCGC contains these protein-coding regions:
- a CDS encoding threonine/serine ThrE exporter family protein codes for the protein MKSEAELKAVTQFVAEYATRLMGSGVHTSRVVRNTKRLGEALGVRVMVSAFQKVVTFSVYDDESGRVYSEVADIPPLPISFELNSELSALSWDACDLSLPLAEIRRRYDEIVARPRLDPIFTLILVGLANASFCRLFGGEWCAVGIVFTATLLGFYLKQRMQAKGFNHYVIFIASAFAASMYASVAMIFDTTSEVAIATSVLYLIPGVPLINGVIDIVEGHVLNGIARLTSALMLIVCIAVGLSCTLMIVKNGLL
- a CDS encoding threonine/serine exporter family protein; protein product: MTLLAILSDGFFAAVAAVGFGAVSDPPMRAFPAIALLAAMGHALRFCLMDTGVDIASASLCASVAIGIGSLLLGGRIHCPMTVLFIPALLPMIPGMYAYKTVFSMIMFMQNLDDPSAAGYLAAIVRNGFVTFSVIFMLAAGAAAPIFLFNKRAHSLTRNKKQIRS
- a CDS encoding DUF6064 family protein — protein: MELFWQTIADYNTMTWPVQALIVLAAVVLTARLYLRPTLRVKTAMKCFLAFLNAWITVAYYLVSCDARAYSGVMAFFWGVMAAVWIYDAVVGYTTFERTYKHDKFAFALYLMPFLYPLISHLRGLDFPMTTSPVMPCTVAIFTIGLMLSFSKRINLFVVLFLCHWSLIGFSKVYFFGIPEDLLLASALVPALYLFFKEYIDVNFRRNAKPDLRVMNMLLLAMCSGLGVFFAATIWQQLAGMAG
- the rny gene encoding ribonuclease Y is translated as MYTTILVACISAIAAIGIYMAVTNLVTKNSIRKRREAALKEAEAEGEMIKKERILQAKEKFIQLKSEYDRQVNERNQKIAQSEQRAKQIENNLQNQQRDLENKLRENDRLKEQMQNQLQILEHKKEEVDQMMREQNVRLEQISGLSSEEAKNILIENMKAEAKTEAAGYINETIEEAKMTATKEAKRIIVASIQRVATETAIENAVTVFNIESDEVKGRIIGREGRNIRALEAATGIEIIVDDTPEAIILSGFDPVRREIARLALHQLVTDGRIHPARIEEVVAKVQKQIEEEIVEVGKRTTIDLGIHGLHPELIRMIGKMKYRSSYGQNLLQHARETANLAGIMAAELGLNPKTARRAGLLHDIGKVPDDEPELPHAIIGMKLAEKYKEKPEVCNAIGAHHDEVEMTSLIAPIIQVCDAISGARPGARREVVESYIKRLKEMEDIALSYPGVVKTYAIQAGRELRVIVGADKLSDQESEGLSHDIAKKIQDEMTYPGQVKITVIRETRAVSYAK
- a CDS encoding cell division protein ZapA; this translates as MAQQAITLKLAGKSYSLNIDSEKEEMYRLAEREVNSYLAAIKQNNFKNWTDQDYLSMAALKFAIANVDMRQSRELGDEDLKRLGHLGEEIDAYLNALKG
- the rimO gene encoding 30S ribosomal protein S12 methylthiotransferase RimO → MKKINVITLGCSKNTVDSEHLMARLAAAGYAVLFDSDRTDAKVVVINTCGFIGDAKQESIDMILRAAAAKNAGKIERLFVVGCLSERYADELRAELPEVDEFFGARTWDGIVRALGAVEDPALETERHLTTPKHYAYLKISEGCNWKCGYCAIPLIRGGHVSVPMERLEEEARKLAAGGVKELIVIAQDTTYYGLDLYGRRMLAELLRRLCRIGGIEWIRLHYAYPTAFPDEVIEVMASEPKICKYLDIPFQHISDAQLSAMQRRHTKADAYALIGRLREAIPDLALRTTLLVGYPGETQADFAELEEFVRDVRFERLGVFAYSEEEGTYSAQKLQDNIPEEVKQQRVERIMALQNVISLENNLRRVGRTERVLIDSRQGDYYVGRTQYDSPEVDQEILIPASEKRLLRGRFYDVRIDSAADYDLYGRAAGK